Proteins encoded within one genomic window of Acinetobacter sp. YWS30-1:
- a CDS encoding BLUF domain-containing protein, protein MSDARLLYVSKLYDCEDPMNDLFNILTEALNFNSRNAIFGALYYGNGYFVQCLEGDRNKIEDLFYKKILKDPRHKNCEVLYFEDVNDRLFSDWHMKYANIHQDILGFFAEHNLDEFNPYTLNAETIPQFIQILASLNDHAYTLKAS, encoded by the coding sequence ATGAGCGACGCAAGACTTTTATATGTTAGTAAGTTGTATGATTGCGAAGATCCAATGAATGATCTATTCAATATTCTGACAGAAGCGTTGAATTTCAATTCACGTAATGCGATTTTTGGGGCTCTGTATTATGGAAATGGTTACTTTGTTCAATGTCTGGAAGGAGATAGGAACAAGATTGAAGATCTGTTCTATAAAAAAATCTTGAAAGATCCTCGACATAAAAATTGTGAAGTTCTGTATTTTGAAGATGTGAATGACCGTCTCTTCTCAGACTGGCATATGAAATATGCCAATATCCATCAGGATATTCTTGGATTCTTTGCCGAACATAATCTGGATGAATTCAATCCTTATACCTTGAATGCCGAGACCATTCCTCAATTTATACAGATATTGGCAAGTTTGAATGACCATGCCTATACATTGAAAGCAAGTTAA
- the ubiH gene encoding 2-octaprenyl-6-methoxyphenyl hydroxylase: MQQEVIIVGGGMVGLSLALMLAKTNIAVKLLEAIKYPDYDDVNLAPYHSSFDARNSALSRRSVQIYQELGLWDALQEHATPILEVNITEQGSFGKARLIAEQEKVESFGQVIENAWLGRVLLTQVKKEPLIELIDGVQVSSLTQDAEFAYLEAQRGDALLKLQSKVVIAADGRDSFCRKALGIGASEHDYDQVAIVTTVQTSKPHNHVGFERFSHLGPLALLPLPGEYRRSVVWPVKKGTEGEWLGEENDQHFLNALQETYGDRAGKFQKTGKRFSFPLSQVLAEKQAVGRVVLMGNAAHTIHPVAGQGFNLCMRDAHVLVRYLKEQQSQGADLGDAAVLQDYEKSRLNDQQRVIKFCDSVVRGFSNQNPFLKLIRNTGLIAFDTIPGIKPLVANYAMGLKA; encoded by the coding sequence ATGCAACAAGAAGTCATCATTGTCGGTGGTGGTATGGTCGGCCTGAGTCTCGCGCTGATGTTGGCGAAAACCAATATTGCAGTCAAGCTTTTGGAAGCGATCAAATATCCAGATTATGATGATGTAAATCTTGCACCCTATCATTCCAGTTTTGATGCACGTAATAGTGCCTTGTCACGCCGTAGTGTACAGATTTATCAGGAACTTGGGCTTTGGGATGCCTTGCAGGAACATGCAACGCCGATTCTTGAAGTGAATATCACTGAGCAGGGCAGTTTTGGTAAGGCGCGCTTAATTGCAGAACAGGAAAAAGTCGAAAGCTTTGGCCAAGTGATTGAAAATGCCTGGCTAGGTCGTGTGCTATTAACTCAAGTCAAAAAAGAACCTTTAATTGAACTGATTGATGGGGTTCAGGTCAGCTCTCTGACTCAAGATGCTGAGTTTGCTTATCTTGAAGCACAACGTGGTGATGCTTTATTGAAACTTCAATCCAAAGTGGTGATTGCTGCTGATGGGCGTGATTCTTTCTGTCGTAAAGCGCTCGGTATTGGGGCTTCAGAACATGACTATGATCAGGTCGCCATTGTCACTACCGTTCAAACTTCTAAGCCACATAATCATGTTGGCTTTGAACGGTTTAGCCACTTAGGCCCATTAGCCTTATTACCACTTCCAGGTGAATATCGTCGTTCTGTAGTCTGGCCTGTGAAAAAAGGAACGGAAGGAGAATGGCTGGGTGAAGAAAATGACCAGCATTTCCTGAACGCCTTACAAGAAACCTATGGCGATCGTGCCGGTAAATTCCAGAAAACAGGTAAGCGCTTCAGTTTTCCATTGTCCCAAGTATTAGCAGAAAAACAGGCTGTGGGCCGCGTGGTCTTGATGGGTAATGCTGCACATACAATTCATCCAGTAGCGGGTCAGGGTTTTAACCTGTGTATGCGAGATGCGCATGTATTGGTGCGCTACCTGAAAGAACAGCAGTCACAAGGTGCAGACTTAGGTGATGCAGCAGTATTACAGGATTATGAAAAATCCCGTTTGAATGACCAGCAAAGAGTGATTAAGTTCTGTGATTCAGTCGTACGTGGATTTAGTAACCAGAATCCATTCTTGAAACTGATCCGTAATACCGGACTGATTGCTTTTGATACCATTCCTGGTATCAAGCCACTAGTCGCTAACTATGCCATGGGGTTAAAAGCATGA
- a CDS encoding FAD-dependent monooxygenase — MSLNPSSDVLDVVIVGGGLVGGLTALLLAQGGVQATVLDAAPILDADKTLSVANPRVLALSQATIHLLKTVGVWEKLARQQPYTGMQVWNKNGYGEINFGHSSERTPSVEQALGSMVEPSILNLAIQQKMLEEVQDYRTQVKVNRVERGVDVWIIHLADGTQLKTKLVIGADGANSFVREQAFIDIDVLDYKQAGISCAIRTAQPHQHVARQIFLETGPLAYLPMASLKEEEQGHWQSIVWTLPDDYADEYAALSDADFTQLLTRESYHMLGEVLEATARAKFPLKARAAQQYVQDGLALIGDAAHVIHPLAGQGVNIGCLDAAVLCDVLLHDKARGVWAHEQTLKRYEHRRKGQNDAMMHSMSAIGWMETTELFPVVWARNFGLKQVEQQTVLKDAFMAQANGLSLLKDTRYSA, encoded by the coding sequence ATGAGTCTGAATCCAAGTTCTGATGTATTAGATGTCGTGATTGTTGGTGGCGGTCTGGTAGGCGGTCTAACGGCTTTATTACTCGCTCAAGGTGGTGTGCAAGCGACTGTTCTGGATGCTGCGCCTATTCTGGATGCAGACAAAACTTTAAGCGTAGCCAATCCGCGGGTTTTGGCTCTAAGTCAGGCGACTATTCATTTATTAAAAACCGTAGGTGTGTGGGAAAAACTTGCACGCCAGCAGCCATATACTGGAATGCAGGTCTGGAATAAAAATGGCTATGGTGAAATTAACTTTGGTCATTCTTCGGAAAGAACACCTTCTGTAGAGCAGGCGCTAGGCTCAATGGTGGAACCGAGTATTCTGAATCTGGCCATCCAGCAAAAGATGCTTGAAGAGGTGCAAGATTACCGCACACAGGTCAAAGTTAACCGGGTTGAACGTGGAGTAGATGTTTGGATCATTCATCTGGCAGATGGCACCCAGCTCAAAACTAAGTTGGTCATTGGCGCAGATGGCGCGAACTCCTTTGTGCGCGAGCAAGCCTTTATCGATATCGATGTACTGGACTATAAACAGGCCGGAATCAGCTGCGCAATTAGAACAGCCCAGCCACATCAGCATGTGGCCCGTCAGATTTTTCTGGAAACTGGTCCTTTGGCTTATCTGCCAATGGCGAGTCTTAAAGAAGAAGAGCAAGGCCACTGGCAATCCATAGTCTGGACATTACCTGATGATTATGCCGATGAGTATGCAGCGCTATCAGATGCTGACTTCACTCAACTATTGACCCGTGAAAGCTATCATATGCTGGGTGAAGTGCTGGAAGCGACAGCACGAGCGAAATTCCCACTCAAAGCTCGTGCTGCACAGCAGTATGTACAAGATGGCTTGGCACTAATTGGTGACGCTGCGCATGTGATTCATCCGCTCGCTGGACAAGGGGTTAATATCGGCTGTCTGGATGCTGCCGTACTCTGTGACGTGTTGCTGCATGACAAAGCGCGTGGAGTGTGGGCCCATGAACAGACCTTGAAACGTTATGAGCATCGCCGTAAAGGCCAGAATGATGCCATGATGCATAGCATGTCGGCGATTGGCTGGATGGAAACTACAGAGCTTTTCCCAGTGGTGTGGGCACGTAATTTCGGGCTGAAACAGGTCGAGCAACAGACAGTCCTGAAAGATGCATTTATGGCTCAGGCGAATGGTTTAAGTTTACTCAAAGATACACGTTATTCAGCCTAG
- the rsmI gene encoding 16S rRNA (cytidine(1402)-2'-O)-methyltransferase, whose translation MSAQLFVVATPIGHLDDISYRAINVLKSVSLIAAEDTRTSAQLLKHFNIQTPLTACHEHNESNKIDQLIQRLLNGEDMALISDAGTPLISDPGFKFVRAAQEHNIRVVPVPGACAAIAALSAVGLPSDRFSFEGFLPSKQSQRLLTLEKLKDETQTLIFYEAPHRILECVKDLATVFGAERPVGFAREITKTFETIKKMTLGELVEFVANDHNQQKGEIVLVIGGSIEEKDLDQEKLDKLLLRLLQDLSVKAASQLAADLTGIKKKIAYQRALELTSAND comes from the coding sequence ATGAGTGCTCAGTTATTTGTTGTTGCGACTCCAATCGGGCACTTAGATGATATTAGTTATCGTGCAATTAATGTATTGAAATCGGTGAGTCTTATTGCAGCTGAGGATACACGAACTTCTGCACAATTACTTAAACATTTTAATATTCAAACACCTTTGACAGCCTGTCATGAACATAATGAAAGCAACAAGATTGATCAGCTGATTCAACGCCTGCTCAATGGTGAAGATATGGCATTAATCAGTGATGCTGGCACACCACTGATTAGCGATCCAGGATTCAAGTTTGTCCGTGCTGCGCAAGAACATAATATTCGTGTGGTTCCTGTGCCGGGTGCATGTGCTGCAATTGCCGCTTTAAGCGCAGTAGGTTTACCGAGTGACCGTTTCAGCTTTGAAGGCTTTTTACCGTCTAAACAAAGTCAGCGACTCTTGACTCTGGAAAAACTGAAAGATGAAACCCAGACCTTAATTTTCTATGAAGCACCACACCGCATTCTGGAATGTGTTAAAGATCTGGCAACGGTATTCGGTGCAGAGCGTCCTGTCGGTTTTGCCCGTGAAATTACCAAGACCTTTGAAACCATCAAGAAAATGACACTGGGTGAACTGGTCGAATTTGTTGCCAATGACCATAACCAGCAAAAAGGTGAAATCGTACTGGTGATTGGTGGTTCTATCGAAGAGAAAGATCTGGATCAGGAAAAACTGGATAAATTGTTACTGCGTTTATTGCAGGATCTGTCTGTCAAAGCAGCTTCACAACTGGCTGCCGATTTGACCGGGATTAAGAAAAAAATCGCCTATCAACGTGCTTTGGAACTAACCTCTGCCAACGATTAA
- a CDS encoding penicillin-binding protein activator: protein MWNKSNNKKWKIQNKILGLGLLACVSSVQAEVLIILPETGPLARAASSIKQGFLSAYTASGQKVPLKWVNSDQKKISQLLKQHVSKKTQMVIGPLARQDVEQLVQTKPKIRTLSLNETSLTAPNIWQFSLSKKEDAAALQKQIALDGIQQLFVLRQPGSESEHELLLMSLLSQSELQLEMIEKPPFFLKSKQGILLLGNADWLESLHGLGHKRIYTVANAINEQHVPPRGIKFCDVPVLYFANWPDVMQAHQQAPVNMSYQRLIAFGGDAWQITQYYLNNKKIRNIEFQGRTGMIRVSDQGIQRTPSCFQQSAKGLKAL, encoded by the coding sequence ATGTGGAATAAATCGAATAATAAAAAATGGAAGATTCAAAACAAAATTCTGGGCTTGGGGTTACTGGCCTGCGTCAGCAGCGTACAAGCGGAAGTGCTGATTATTCTACCTGAAACCGGCCCCTTGGCGCGAGCCGCTTCGAGTATCAAGCAAGGATTTCTCAGTGCATATACGGCGTCCGGACAGAAAGTACCATTGAAATGGGTCAATTCAGACCAGAAAAAAATCTCTCAGTTACTCAAACAGCATGTCAGTAAAAAGACGCAAATGGTGATCGGCCCTCTGGCACGTCAGGATGTAGAGCAGCTGGTGCAGACTAAACCCAAGATTCGTACACTGAGTTTGAATGAAACTAGCCTCACGGCCCCAAATATCTGGCAATTTAGCCTGTCGAAAAAAGAAGATGCAGCTGCATTACAGAAGCAGATTGCGCTAGATGGGATTCAGCAACTGTTTGTGCTGCGTCAACCGGGCAGTGAGTCAGAACATGAACTCTTGCTAATGTCACTACTTAGCCAGAGTGAGCTGCAACTGGAAATGATCGAGAAGCCGCCATTTTTTCTGAAGAGCAAGCAGGGGATACTATTGCTTGGCAATGCAGACTGGCTGGAATCCTTACATGGTTTAGGACATAAACGGATTTATACAGTCGCAAATGCAATTAATGAACAGCATGTTCCGCCACGAGGCATCAAGTTCTGCGATGTGCCGGTACTTTATTTTGCTAACTGGCCTGATGTGATGCAGGCTCATCAACAGGCACCGGTGAATATGTCCTATCAGCGCTTGATTGCTTTTGGTGGCGATGCCTGGCAAATCACCCAGTATTATTTAAACAATAAAAAAATACGCAATATTGAATTCCAGGGTCGTACTGGAATGATTCGGGTATCGGATCAGGGCATACAACGTAC